A window of Aquitalea denitrificans contains these coding sequences:
- a CDS encoding PhzF family phenazine biosynthesis protein, producing the protein MPSHAFEIVNVFAETTFGGNPLAVFTDARSLPDVSMQALARQLNLSETVFVLPSTQANARLRIFTPAHELPFAGHPTLGAAAVLYRQQGLGDAFTLETKAGVIPIAHQDGLFTLQANPAHERDAGLAIDAAAAMLGLPAAAIAAPPSWLDTGSEQLLIQASSRAAVLAARPVPALFARDACLRPGRSVAYLWHEADKLATVRLFFEQDGAVLEDPGTGSACANLGGWCSLHQRYPLQWRVEQGAVLQRPNVLHLTVDGQRRIYVGGRVIPVARGEFVL; encoded by the coding sequence ATGCCAAGCCATGCTTTTGAAATCGTCAATGTGTTTGCCGAGACTACCTTTGGTGGTAATCCGCTGGCCGTATTTACCGATGCACGCAGCTTGCCGGATGTATCCATGCAAGCACTGGCCCGGCAGTTGAACCTGTCGGAAACGGTTTTTGTCTTGCCCTCGACGCAAGCCAACGCGCGTTTGCGCATTTTTACGCCTGCACATGAGCTGCCATTTGCCGGCCACCCAACCCTGGGGGCTGCCGCAGTGCTGTATCGCCAACAGGGACTTGGCGATGCCTTCACACTGGAAACTAAAGCAGGGGTAATTCCCATCGCGCATCAGGATGGCCTGTTTACCTTGCAGGCGAATCCGGCGCACGAACGTGATGCCGGGCTTGCCATCGACGCGGCAGCAGCCATGCTGGGTTTGCCTGCCGCCGCCATAGCCGCACCGCCCAGCTGGCTGGATACCGGCAGTGAGCAGCTGCTGATTCAGGCCAGTAGCCGTGCCGCGGTGCTGGCCGCGCGGCCGGTTCCGGCGCTGTTTGCCCGCGATGCCTGCCTGCGGCCGGGGCGCAGTGTTGCCTATCTGTGGCATGAAGCGGACAAGCTGGCCACGGTGCGGCTGTTTTTCGAGCAGGATGGCGCGGTGCTGGAAGACCCTGGCACCGGCTCGGCCTGTGCCAATCTTGGGGGATGGTGCAGCCTGCATCAGCGTTATCCCCTGCAGTGGAGAGTGGAGCAGGGAGCGGTGCTACAACGCCCCAATGTGTTGCACTTGACTGTGGATGGGCAGCGTCGTATTTATGTCGGCGGTCGCGTCATTCCTGTGGCGCGTGGTGAATTTGTCTTGTGA
- a CDS encoding RidA family protein produces the protein MTKEIIHTADAPAAIGAYSQAVKAGNTVYLSGQIPLDPATMTVVEGGFAAETHQVFKNLKAVCEAAGGSLDQIVKLNAYLTDLSNFATFNEIMGQYFSQPYPARAAVGVASLPKGVQVEAEAVLFLG, from the coding sequence ATGACCAAAGAAATCATCCACACTGCAGATGCACCGGCCGCCATCGGCGCTTACTCTCAGGCTGTGAAGGCTGGCAACACCGTTTACCTGTCCGGCCAGATTCCGCTGGACCCGGCCACCATGACCGTGGTGGAAGGTGGTTTTGCCGCCGAAACCCATCAGGTGTTCAAGAACCTGAAAGCCGTGTGCGAAGCCGCCGGTGGCAGCCTGGACCAGATCGTCAAGCTCAATGCCTACCTGACCGACCTGTCCAATTTCGCCACCTTTAACGAAATCATGGGCCAATATTTCAGCCAGCCTTACCCGGCACGCGCCGCCGTTGGCGTGGCCAGCCTGCCCAAGGGTGTGCAAGTGGAAGCGGAAGCGGTGCTCTTCCTGGGCTGA
- the hemW gene encoding radical SAM family heme chaperone HemW, with protein sequence MSVIDLSGLKGGLRELPPLSLYIHFPWCVRKCPYCDFNSHELKSGNGQTVQWNPQAGVASGGFDEMAYVETLLRDLEYSLPAIWGRSVSTIFMGGGTPSLFSAQAMDTLLAGIRARLRLSPEAEITMEANPGTFEAEKFRGYREAGINRLSIGIQSFNPQHLQVLGRIHDGDEARRAIDIALSCFDNVNLDLMYALPGQTLEQALQDIDTALSHGITHLSAYHLTIEPNTLYAVRTPQNLPDDEVSADMQDAIEARLAAAGFEHYETSAFARPGKRSRHNVNYWQFGDYLGIGAGAHGKISSHEGIVREMRHKQPAAYIQAVADGQPVQSSRKVKRDELPFEFMMNLLRLTGGFETRLFTERTGLPVSCIRNELQQAIQQGLLEQDATTIRPTLQGQRFLNDLLTLFLGDGDQ encoded by the coding sequence ATGAGCGTGATTGACCTGTCCGGGCTGAAGGGCGGCCTGCGCGAACTGCCGCCGCTGTCGCTGTATATCCATTTCCCCTGGTGCGTGCGCAAATGCCCGTACTGCGATTTCAACTCGCACGAGCTGAAAAGCGGTAATGGCCAGACCGTACAGTGGAACCCGCAAGCTGGCGTCGCCAGCGGTGGTTTCGATGAAATGGCCTATGTGGAAACCCTGCTGCGCGATCTGGAATACAGCCTGCCCGCCATCTGGGGCCGCAGTGTCAGCACCATCTTCATGGGCGGAGGTACACCCAGCCTGTTTTCGGCGCAGGCCATGGACACCCTGCTGGCGGGTATTCGTGCCCGGCTGCGGCTGTCGCCGGAAGCGGAAATCACCATGGAAGCCAACCCCGGCACCTTCGAGGCGGAAAAATTCCGTGGCTACCGCGAAGCCGGCATCAACCGCCTGTCTATCGGCATCCAGAGCTTCAACCCGCAACACCTGCAAGTATTGGGGCGGATTCACGATGGTGACGAGGCGCGCCGTGCCATCGACATCGCGCTGTCCTGCTTTGACAACGTCAATCTGGACCTGATGTATGCCTTGCCTGGTCAGACGCTGGAACAGGCACTGCAGGATATCGACACCGCCTTGTCGCATGGCATCACTCACTTGTCGGCTTACCACCTCACCATCGAACCGAACACGCTGTACGCTGTGCGCACGCCGCAAAACCTGCCGGATGATGAAGTGTCCGCCGACATGCAGGATGCCATCGAAGCACGATTGGCCGCTGCCGGTTTCGAACATTATGAAACCTCGGCCTTTGCCCGGCCCGGCAAGCGCAGCCGTCATAACGTCAATTACTGGCAGTTTGGCGACTATCTGGGCATTGGTGCCGGCGCGCACGGCAAGATCAGCAGTCACGAAGGCATCGTGCGGGAAATGCGGCACAAGCAACCTGCGGCCTATATCCAGGCAGTGGCCGATGGCCAGCCGGTGCAAAGCAGCCGCAAGGTGAAGCGCGACGAGCTGCCGTTCGAGTTCATGATGAATCTGCTGCGGCTGACCGGCGGCTTTGAAACGCGGCTGTTCACCGAGCGTACCGGTTTGCCTGTATCCTGTATCCGCAATGAATTGCAGCAGGCCATCCAGCAAGGATTGCTGGAGCAGGATGCCACCACCATTCGCCCCACTTTGCAGGGGCAACGTTTTCTCAATGACCTGTTAACCCTGTTTCTCGGGGACGGAGATCAGTAA
- the rdgB gene encoding RdgB/HAM1 family non-canonical purine NTP pyrophosphatase, whose product MFDKLVLASNNAGKLREFSALLAPLGVTVIPQGQLNVPECPEPHYTFLENALEKARHASHVTGLPALADDSGICVEALGGKPGVLSARYAGEPKSDERNNAKLIEKLQGKDNRRAWYYCVLVLVRHADDPQPLVADGMWLGEVQDTAAGEGGFGYDPYFYLPEFGCTVAQLAAEDKNRVSHRGKAMQAMLSKLRELA is encoded by the coding sequence ATGTTCGACAAACTGGTTCTCGCCAGCAATAACGCTGGCAAGCTGCGTGAATTTTCCGCCCTGCTGGCACCGCTGGGTGTCACCGTCATCCCGCAAGGGCAACTCAATGTGCCGGAATGCCCGGAGCCGCATTACACCTTTCTGGAAAATGCGCTGGAAAAAGCCCGTCATGCCAGCCATGTCACCGGCCTGCCGGCGCTGGCCGACGACTCCGGCATCTGCGTGGAAGCGCTGGGCGGCAAGCCGGGTGTATTGTCAGCACGCTATGCCGGCGAGCCCAAGTCGGACGAGCGCAATAACGCCAAGCTGATCGAAAAGCTGCAAGGCAAGGACAATCGCCGCGCCTGGTATTACTGCGTGCTGGTGCTGGTACGCCATGCCGACGACCCGCAACCACTGGTGGCCGACGGCATGTGGCTGGGCGAAGTGCAGGATACCGCAGCAGGCGAGGGCGGTTTTGGCTATGACCCCTACTTCTACCTGCCAGAATTCGGCTGCACCGTCGCCCAACTGGCAGCCGAGGACAAGAACCGTGTCAGCCATCGCGGCAAGGCCATGCAGGCCATGCTGAGCAAACTGCGTGAGCTGGCATGA
- the dusA gene encoding tRNA dihydrouridine(20/20a) synthase DusA → MNATKPVLPSRRLSVAPMLDWTDRHYRYFARQISRHTWLYTEMVTTGALLYGDVERHLRFDEAEHPVALQLGGSEPSELAQCARLAQQWGYDEVNLNVGCPSERVQKGAFGACLMAEPQLVADCVKAMRDVVDIDVTVKHRIGIDQIEHYDYLADFVDQVAAAGCNTFIVHARNAILKGLSPKENREIPPLKYDYVYRLKQERPELEILINGGVKTNAEIAEHLRHVDGVMVGREAYHNPWLMAEWDAAFYGDDSTAVTRQQVVEAMLPYIRARLAEGHKLRNIARHILGLFQGMPGARQWRRMLSDAKLLDGADEGLLLQALAAMPSRVSDTE, encoded by the coding sequence ATGAATGCCACCAAGCCTGTATTGCCCTCACGCCGTCTGTCCGTAGCCCCCATGCTGGACTGGACCGACCGCCATTACCGCTACTTTGCCCGGCAAATCAGCCGCCACACCTGGCTGTATACCGAAATGGTCACCACCGGCGCGCTGCTGTATGGCGATGTGGAGCGGCACCTGCGCTTTGACGAAGCCGAACACCCGGTGGCCCTGCAACTGGGCGGTTCCGAGCCGTCCGAGCTGGCGCAGTGCGCGCGGCTGGCGCAACAGTGGGGTTACGACGAGGTCAACCTGAATGTCGGCTGCCCGTCCGAGCGGGTCCAGAAGGGTGCCTTCGGTGCCTGCCTGATGGCAGAGCCGCAACTGGTGGCCGACTGCGTCAAGGCCATGCGGGATGTGGTGGATATCGATGTCACCGTCAAACACCGTATCGGTATCGACCAGATTGAGCATTATGACTATCTGGCCGATTTTGTTGATCAGGTGGCTGCCGCCGGTTGCAACACCTTTATCGTGCATGCGCGCAATGCCATCCTCAAGGGTCTCAGCCCCAAGGAAAACCGCGAAATCCCGCCGCTGAAATACGATTATGTCTACCGGCTGAAGCAGGAGCGTCCCGAGCTGGAAATCCTGATCAACGGTGGCGTCAAGACCAATGCCGAAATCGCTGAGCACCTGCGCCATGTCGATGGGGTGATGGTGGGGCGCGAGGCTTATCACAACCCCTGGCTGATGGCCGAGTGGGATGCTGCTTTCTATGGTGATGACAGCACCGCGGTGACCCGCCAGCAGGTGGTGGAAGCCATGCTGCCCTATATCCGCGCCCGTCTGGCCGAGGGCCACAAGCTGCGTAATATTGCCCGCCATATACTCGGTCTGTTCCAGGGCATGCCGGGCGCGCGCCAGTGGCGACGCATGCTGTCCGATGCCAAGCTGTTGGATGGTGCTGACGAAGGCCTGCTGTTGCAGGCATTGGCGGCCATGCCGTCCCGCGTGTCCGACACCGAATAA
- the cyoE gene encoding heme o synthase encodes MKLKRYLQVTKPGIIFGNLISTVGGFLLATQGRLDWTLLLATVVGLSLVVASGCAINNCIDRDIDARMARTQKRVLVTGDMSPKAALAHGFVLGVAGFATLAIWTNILALCCALFGFLIYVGVYSLYMKRKSVYGTLVGSLSGAVPPVAGYCAASGRFDSGAAILLLMFCLWQMPHSYAIAIFRFKDYEAAKIPVLPVVKGISEAKQQIVLYILAFAVATLLLVFYGYAGYGYLAVACATSLWWLKMALSGYKESTDDRVWARQVFFFSIITVTALSVMMAVDGQVPAHIGWML; translated from the coding sequence ATGAAACTCAAGCGCTATTTGCAGGTGACCAAGCCGGGCATCATCTTCGGCAACCTCATTTCTACCGTGGGTGGTTTCTTGCTGGCAACACAGGGTCGTCTGGACTGGACCCTGTTGCTGGCCACGGTAGTGGGGCTGTCGCTGGTGGTGGCCTCCGGCTGCGCCATCAACAACTGCATCGACCGCGATATCGACGCGCGTATGGCCCGCACCCAGAAACGGGTGCTGGTGACCGGCGACATGAGTCCCAAGGCGGCACTGGCCCACGGTTTTGTGCTGGGCGTGGCCGGCTTTGCCACGCTGGCGATCTGGACCAACATCCTGGCCTTGTGCTGTGCGCTGTTCGGTTTCCTGATCTATGTCGGCGTGTACAGCCTGTACATGAAGCGCAAGTCGGTTTACGGCACCCTGGTGGGCAGCCTGTCCGGTGCAGTACCGCCGGTGGCGGGTTACTGTGCCGCCAGTGGCCGCTTTGACAGCGGTGCTGCCATCCTGCTGCTGATGTTCTGCCTGTGGCAGATGCCGCACTCCTACGCCATCGCCATCTTCCGCTTCAAGGATTACGAAGCGGCGAAGATTCCGGTGCTGCCGGTCGTGAAGGGCATCTCCGAGGCCAAGCAGCAGATCGTGCTGTACATCCTGGCCTTTGCCGTGGCGACACTGCTGCTGGTGTTCTACGGCTATGCCGGTTATGGCTATCTGGCGGTGGCCTGTGCCACCAGCCTGTGGTGGCTGAAGATGGCGCTGTCCGGTTACAAGGAAAGCACTGACGACCGCGTCTGGGCGCGTCAGGTGTTCTTCTTCTCCATCATCACCGTGACCGCACTGTCGGTGATGATGGCGGTGGATGGCCAGGTGCCGGCGCATATCGGCTGGATGCTCTGA
- the cyoD gene encoding cytochrome o ubiquinol oxidase subunit IV has protein sequence MSQAHEHAADHGSVKSYLTGFVLAIILTAIPFWMVMSGGFTKQATMIGIFGFAVVQIIVHLKYFLHLNFTKDGKLNSFSFLFTAMIIVMLVGLSVWIISTADALMLR, from the coding sequence ATGAGTCAGGCTCATGAACACGCTGCCGACCACGGCAGTGTAAAAAGCTACCTCACCGGTTTTGTGCTGGCCATCATCCTCACCGCCATCCCGTTCTGGATGGTGATGAGCGGTGGCTTCACCAAGCAGGCCACCATGATCGGCATCTTCGGCTTCGCCGTGGTGCAGATCATCGTGCACCTCAAGTACTTCCTGCATCTGAACTTTACCAAGGACGGCAAGCTCAACAGCTTCTCCTTCCTGTTCACCGCGATGATCATCGTGATGCTGGTTGGCCTGTCGGTGTGGATCATCTCCACCGCCGATGCGCTGATGTTGCGCTGA
- the cyoC gene encoding cytochrome o ubiquinol oxidase subunit III gives MSTYVEHAHDAHDDHEHHDSGSQTVLGFWFYLMTDCILFATAFAAYAVLYRNVATGVSGKEIFELPYVMGETAALLLSSITYGFAMIAGYKGNKSAVLGWLAVTFACGAVFIGMEVNEFHHLIAEGHGPNVSAFLSSFFGLVGLHGLHVTAGLLWMTVMMFEVAKTGLTGRAMTRLNCLSLFWHFLDIVWICVFTVVYLKGAM, from the coding sequence ATGAGTACTTATGTAGAGCACGCGCACGACGCGCATGACGACCACGAGCACCACGACAGCGGTTCGCAGACCGTGCTGGGCTTCTGGTTCTATCTGATGACCGACTGCATCCTGTTCGCCACCGCTTTTGCGGCATACGCGGTGCTGTACCGCAACGTTGCCACCGGTGTTTCGGGCAAGGAAATCTTCGAGCTGCCTTATGTGATGGGTGAAACCGCAGCCCTGCTGCTGTCCTCCATCACCTACGGCTTTGCCATGATTGCCGGTTACAAGGGCAACAAGTCGGCCGTGCTGGGCTGGCTGGCGGTCACCTTTGCCTGCGGTGCGGTGTTCATCGGCATGGAAGTGAACGAGTTTCACCACCTGATCGCCGAAGGCCATGGCCCGAATGTCAGCGCCTTCCTGTCGTCCTTCTTCGGTCTGGTGGGCTTGCACGGCCTGCACGTGACCGCCGGCCTGCTGTGGATGACGGTGATGATGTTCGAAGTGGCCAAGACCGGCCTGACCGGCCGCGCCATGACCCGTCTGAACTGCCTCAGCCTGTTCTGGCACTTCCTCGACATCGTGTGGATTTGCGTCTTCACCGTCGTGTACCTGAAAGGAGCCATGTAA
- the cyoB gene encoding cytochrome o ubiquinol oxidase subunit I gives MLLGKLTLDAIPYKEPIIVAALSGAGLMGLLVMALITKFGKWGYLWKEWLTSVDHKKIGVMYIIVAMVMLLRGFADALMMRAQLAMATDGHLGVFPPEHYDQIFTAHGVIMIIFMAMPFMTGLMNIVVPLQIGARDVAFPFLNSLSFWLLVSAVILVNLSLGVGNFARTGWVAYPPLSELGFSPDVGVDYYTWALQISGIGTTLTAINFLVTIIKMRAPGMKLMQMPIFTWTCTWANVLIVASFPILTGALAMLSLDRYLDFHFFTAEAGGNAMMYLNLFWAWGHPEVYILVLPAFGIFSEVISTFSGKRLFGHTSMIIASGVISVLGFMVWLHHFFTMGSGADVNAFFGIATMVISVPTGVKLFNWLFTMYQGRIRFTPPVLWTMGFMVTFSIGGMTGVLMAVPGADFVLHNSLFLIAHFHNTIIGGAVFGYLAGFSYWFPKAFGFKLNEKLGKAAFWFWQSGFMFAFIPLYILGFLGMTRRLNHTDNPAWDPWLYIACVGAVLIACGIGCQLLQIVVSIRDRKKLADVTGDPWNGHTLEWSTSSPPPFYNFAVVPHVHDIDAFTDMKEKGEAYKVPQKYAPIHMPSNTATGVYIGGFTTLLGFALIWHIWWLAIVGLVGIIGAMLARAYDNNLDYYVQPDEVETIERAHFEQMGIDVDNYTERDADKPRRGSRPTTTA, from the coding sequence ATGTTGTTAGGCAAACTGACTCTGGATGCCATCCCCTACAAGGAACCCATCATCGTCGCCGCGCTGTCCGGCGCCGGCCTGATGGGCCTGCTGGTGATGGCACTCATTACCAAATTCGGCAAGTGGGGCTATCTGTGGAAAGAGTGGCTGACCTCGGTCGACCACAAGAAGATTGGCGTGATGTACATCATCGTCGCCATGGTCATGCTGTTGCGTGGCTTTGCCGATGCACTGATGATGCGTGCCCAGCTGGCCATGGCCACCGACGGGCATCTGGGGGTATTCCCGCCAGAACACTACGACCAGATCTTCACCGCGCACGGTGTGATCATGATCATCTTCATGGCCATGCCGTTCATGACCGGCCTGATGAATATCGTGGTGCCGCTGCAGATTGGCGCGCGCGACGTGGCCTTCCCCTTCCTGAACTCGCTGAGCTTCTGGCTGCTGGTGTCGGCGGTGATCCTGGTCAACCTGTCGCTGGGTGTGGGCAACTTTGCCCGTACCGGCTGGGTGGCCTATCCGCCGCTGTCCGAGCTGGGCTTCAGTCCTGATGTGGGGGTGGATTACTACACCTGGGCGCTACAGATATCCGGGATAGGGACGACGCTAACGGCGATCAACTTCCTGGTGACCATCATCAAGATGCGCGCACCGGGCATGAAGCTGATGCAAATGCCGATCTTCACCTGGACCTGCACCTGGGCCAACGTGCTGATCGTGGCTTCCTTCCCCATCCTGACCGGCGCCCTGGCCATGCTGAGCCTGGACCGCTACCTGGACTTCCACTTCTTTACCGCGGAAGCCGGTGGCAACGCCATGATGTACCTGAACCTGTTCTGGGCCTGGGGCCATCCTGAAGTTTACATTCTGGTGCTGCCGGCTTTCGGTATCTTCTCCGAAGTCATCTCCACCTTCTCCGGCAAGCGCCTGTTTGGCCACACTTCCATGATCATCGCCAGTGGCGTGATTTCGGTGCTGGGCTTCATGGTGTGGCTGCACCACTTCTTCACCATGGGTTCCGGTGCGGACGTCAACGCCTTCTTCGGTATCGCCACCATGGTGATTTCGGTGCCCACCGGCGTGAAGCTGTTCAACTGGCTGTTTACCATGTATCAGGGTCGTATCCGCTTTACCCCGCCGGTATTGTGGACCATGGGCTTCATGGTGACCTTCTCCATCGGCGGCATGACCGGCGTGCTGATGGCCGTTCCGGGTGCCGACTTCGTGCTGCACAACAGCCTGTTCCTGATTGCCCACTTCCACAACACCATCATCGGTGGCGCGGTATTCGGCTATCTGGCTGGTTTCTCCTACTGGTTCCCCAAGGCCTTCGGCTTCAAGCTGAATGAAAAGCTGGGCAAGGCAGCCTTCTGGTTCTGGCAGAGCGGCTTCATGTTTGCCTTTATCCCGCTGTACATCCTGGGCTTCCTGGGCATGACCCGTCGTCTGAACCATACCGACAATCCGGCTTGGGACCCGTGGCTGTACATCGCCTGCGTGGGTGCCGTGCTGATTGCCTGCGGTATCGGCTGCCAGCTGCTGCAGATCGTGGTGAGCATCCGCGACCGTAAGAAACTGGCCGACGTGACCGGCGACCCGTGGAATGGCCATACCCTGGAATGGTCCACTTCCTCCCCGCCGCCGTTCTACAACTTTGCTGTCGTGCCGCATGTGCATGATATCGACGCCTTCACCGACATGAAGGAAAAGGGCGAAGCCTACAAGGTGCCGCAGAAGTACGCACCGATTCACATGCCGAGCAATACCGCCACCGGCGTGTACATCGGCGGCTTCACCACCCTGCTGGGTTTTGCCCTGATCTGGCATATCTGGTGGCTGGCGATTGTCGGCCTGGTCGGCATCATCGGCGCCATGCTGGCCCGTGCCTACGACAACAATCTGGACTACTACGTGCAGCCGGATGAGGTCGAAACAATCGAGCGTGCCCACTTCGAGCAGATGGGCATTGATGTGGACAACTACACCGAACGCGATGCCGACAAGCCGCGTCGTGGCAGCCGTCCCACCACTACCGCTTAA
- the cyoA gene encoding ubiquinol oxidase subunit II produces the protein MMRNSRPTRLLWGLSPVVTALLTGCQGGILDPKGQVAADEKSLIITATVLMLLVVIPVIVMTFLFAWKYRASNKDAIYTPKWSHSNKIEAVVWIIPIIIVACLAVVTWKTTHKLDPYRPLDSDKKPINVQVVAMNWKWLFIYPDLHIATVNQIAFPKDVPVNFRITSDAAMNSFFIPQLGGQIYAMAGMETKLHLVANEAGTYKGFSANYSGAGFSGMKFNAIATETPEQFDAWVQKVRASGKALNADTYLALSKPSENNAVAFFNTPEPRLFDAVLHKYMAGRQSLAATDDELKLAALTKRLCETPAVKEQ, from the coding sequence ATGATGAGAAACTCTAGACCCACCCGCCTGTTGTGGGGGCTTTCTCCTGTCGTGACTGCACTGCTCACCGGTTGTCAGGGTGGCATTCTTGACCCGAAAGGGCAGGTTGCAGCGGATGAGAAGTCCCTGATCATCACGGCCACCGTGCTGATGTTGCTGGTTGTCATTCCGGTGATCGTGATGACTTTCCTGTTTGCCTGGAAGTACCGTGCCAGCAACAAGGACGCCATCTACACACCCAAGTGGTCGCACTCCAACAAGATCGAGGCCGTGGTCTGGATCATTCCCATCATCATCGTGGCCTGTCTGGCGGTGGTGACCTGGAAAACCACCCACAAGCTGGACCCGTACCGTCCGCTGGATTCGGACAAGAAGCCGATCAACGTGCAGGTGGTGGCCATGAACTGGAAGTGGCTGTTCATCTATCCGGATCTGCATATTGCCACGGTCAACCAGATCGCCTTCCCCAAGGATGTGCCGGTCAACTTCCGTATCACCTCGGATGCGGCGATGAACTCCTTCTTCATCCCGCAACTGGGCGGCCAGATTTACGCCATGGCCGGCATGGAAACCAAGCTGCATCTGGTAGCCAACGAGGCAGGTACTTACAAGGGCTTCTCCGCCAACTACAGCGGTGCTGGCTTCTCCGGCATGAAGTTCAATGCCATTGCCACCGAAACACCGGAACAGTTTGATGCCTGGGTACAGAAGGTACGCGCATCGGGCAAGGCCCTGAATGCCGACACTTACCTCGCCCTGTCCAAGCCGAGCGAAAACAATGCCGTGGCCTTCTTCAATACGCCTGAACCGCGTCTGTTTGATGCCGTGCTGCACAAATACATGGCAGGTCGCCAGTCGCTGGCTGCCACGGACGACGAACTGAAGCTGGCGGCACTGACCAAGCGTCTGTGCGAAACCCCGGCCGTCAAGGAGCAATAA
- a CDS encoding methyl-accepting chemotaxis protein, with amino-acid sequence MKSQVIHELQGYKSFASQLMESLPLFRQASAELVTHLVAIQNEISRFSGSVEQGNKTSANVSLRIVELEKDARQIGDVMLMIKKIAEQTNLLALNAAIEAARAGEAGRGFAVVADEVRKLANNTQSNLDATGGAVEHVMSGVAQVGVDMRLMSEHVSSFAGEMQQVVELLGKLTASSNSSQEQLDQMVGSTGELYERMRKVDQDLEAILALER; translated from the coding sequence ATGAAGTCGCAGGTGATTCACGAACTGCAGGGCTACAAGAGCTTTGCCAGTCAGTTGATGGAAAGCCTGCCACTGTTCCGGCAGGCTTCTGCCGAACTGGTGACCCATCTGGTGGCCATCCAGAACGAGATTTCCCGTTTTTCCGGCAGTGTGGAACAGGGCAACAAGACCTCGGCCAATGTCAGCCTGCGTATTGTCGAACTGGAAAAGGATGCCCGGCAGATTGGCGACGTGATGCTGATGATCAAGAAGATTGCCGAACAGACCAATCTTCTGGCACTGAATGCGGCAATCGAGGCCGCCCGCGCCGGTGAGGCTGGCCGCGGCTTTGCCGTGGTGGCGGACGAAGTGCGCAAACTGGCTAATAACACCCAGTCCAATCTGGATGCTACCGGTGGTGCGGTTGAACATGTGATGAGCGGTGTGGCCCAGGTGGGCGTGGATATGCGACTGATGAGCGAGCATGTCAGCAGCTTTGCCGGTGAAATGCAGCAGGTGGTGGAGCTGCTGGGCAAACTGACTGCCTCGTCCAATAGTAGCCAGGAACAGTTGGATCAGATGGTAGGCAGTACCGGCGAGCTGTACGAGCGCATGCGCAAGGTGGATCAGGACCTGGAGGCCATTCTGGCGCTCGAACGCTGA